Proteins encoded by one window of Kribbella italica:
- a CDS encoding arginine repressor codes for MTPNDTDATGRAIAATGAEQRLIAPTTKTARQQRIVELLGRQPVRSQTELAELLSEAGLGVGQATLSRDLVEIGAVKVRDAIGQLVYAVPGEGGDRSPRAGEAAAFEARLARVASELLVSAEGSANLVILRTPPGAAQYFASAIDHVGLDDVLGTIAGDDTVMVVSRNPVGGEALAARFLSLAARSDKDHS; via the coding sequence ATGACTCCGAACGACACGGACGCGACCGGCCGGGCGATCGCCGCCACCGGCGCCGAGCAGCGGCTGATCGCACCGACCACGAAGACCGCACGTCAGCAGCGGATCGTGGAGTTGCTGGGTCGTCAGCCGGTGCGGTCCCAGACCGAGCTGGCCGAGCTGCTGTCCGAGGCGGGGCTCGGCGTGGGCCAGGCGACGTTGTCACGGGATCTGGTGGAGATCGGCGCGGTCAAGGTCCGCGACGCGATCGGCCAGCTCGTGTACGCCGTACCGGGGGAGGGCGGGGATCGCAGCCCGCGCGCCGGCGAGGCGGCCGCGTTCGAGGCCCGCCTGGCGCGCGTCGCGTCCGAGCTGCTGGTCTCGGCGGAGGGCAGTGCGAACCTGGTGATCCTGCGGACGCCGCCGGGGGCCGCGCAGTACTTCGCGTCGGCGATCGACCATGTCGGGCTCGACGACGTGCTCGGGACGATCGCGGGGGACGACACCGTGATGGTCGTGTCGCGGAACCCGGTCGGCGGCGAGGCGCTCGCGGCGCGTTTCCTGAGCCTGGCCGCGCGGAGCGACAAGGACCACAGCTAG